From a single Phalacrocorax aristotelis chromosome 1, bGulAri2.1, whole genome shotgun sequence genomic region:
- the SETD4 gene encoding SET domain-containing protein 4 isoform X2, protein MKKSKGRTGRKRRRKHLQSSLDGVNCSYKLECIKLKKWLKDRGFEGSNLRPAEFCDTGRGLMTTKALQAGDLIISLPEKCLLTTGTVLSSCLGEYIMKWKPPVSPLIALCTFLIAEKHAGEKSLWKPYLDVLPKTYTCPVCLEHDVVSLLPEPLRKKAQEQRTTVHELYMSSKAFFSSLQPLFAENIGTIFNYSALEWAWCTVNTRTIYMKHSQRECFSLEPDVYALAPYLDLLNHSPNVQVKAAFNEQTRSYEIWTNSQCKKYEEVFICYGPHDNQRLLLEYGFVAINNPHSSVYVSSDTLLRYFPPQDKQRNAKISILKDHDFLENLTFGWDGPSWRLLTALKLLSLGADEFTCWKRTLRGDVISVRNELQTLNITAKICHFLIEETQHVLLQLDSYHGRGFLKPQFCKGNTYMHKV, encoded by the exons atgaagaaaagcaaaggccgGACAGGTcgaaagagaagaagaaaacacttgCAGAGTTCTCTGGACGGAG tcaaCTGCAGTTACAAGCTGGAATGCATTAAACTTAAGAAGTGGCTGAAAGACAGAGGATTTGAAGGCAGTAATTTAAGGCCAGCAGAATTCTGTG ATACAGGAAGAGGACTGATGACAACTAAAGCTCTTCAG GCAGGGGATCTGATTATTTCATTGCCTGAGAAATGCTTACTCACCACGGGCACTGTCCTTAGTAGCTGCTTGGGAGAATATATTATGAA aTGGAAGCCTCCTGTATCTCCTTTGATAGCACTGTGCACATTTTTAATAGCAGAGAAGCATGCTGGTGAGAAGTCGCTGTGGAAGCCGTATCTTGATGTTTTACCCAAGACATACACTTGCCCTGTTTGTTTGGAGCATGATGTAGTAAGCCTTCTTCCTGAACCTTTAAGAAAGAAGGCTCAGGAGCAGAGAACGACGGTCCATGAGTTGTATATGTCTTCCAaggcttttttctcttccctgcagcCATTGTTTGCTGAGAACATAGGAACTATTTTTAACTACAGTGCTCTAGAGTGGGCTTGGTGCACTGTTAATACCAGGACAATATACATGAAACATTCACAGAGGGAATGTTTTTCTCTTGAGCCAGATGTTTATGCATTGGCACCATATTTAGATTTGCTAAACCACAGTCCAAATGTTCAg GTAAAGGCTGCATTTAATGAGCAGACAAGAAGCTATGAAATTTGGACAAATTCACAGTgcaaaaaatatgaagaagtATTTATCTGCTATGGGCCTCATGATAATCAGCGACTACTACTAGAATATGGTTTTGTTGCCATTAATAACCCTCACAGCAGTGTTTATGTTTCATCAG ATACTCTCCTCAGATATTTTCCACCACAGGACaagcagagaaatgcaaaaatttCCATTCTAAAGGATCATGATTTCTTAGA AAACCTGACTTTTGGATGGGATGGACCATCTTGGAGACTCCTCACAGCCCTCAAGTTATTAAGTCTTGGAGCAGATGAATT taCTTGCTGGAAAAGAACACTGCGTGGTGATGTCATTTCAGTCAGAAATGAACTGCAGACTTTGAatataacagcaaaaatatGCCATTTTTTAATAGAGGAGACACAGCATGTCCTTCTTCAG TTGGATAGCTATCATGGAAGAGGGTTTTTAAAACCacagttctgcaaaggaaacaCATATATGCACAAAGTATGA
- the SETD4 gene encoding SET domain-containing protein 4 isoform X1, translating into MKKSKGRTGRKRRRKHLQSSLDGVNCSYKLECIKLKKWLKDRGFEGSNLRPAEFCDTGRGLMTTKALQAGDLIISLPEKCLLTTGTVLSSCLGEYIMKWKPPVSPLIALCTFLIAEKHAGEKSLWKPYLDVLPKTYTCPVCLEHDVVSLLPEPLRKKAQEQRTTVHELYMSSKAFFSSLQPLFAENIGTIFNYSALEWAWCTVNTRTIYMKHSQRECFSLEPDVYALAPYLDLLNHSPNVQVKAAFNEQTRSYEIWTNSQCKKYEEVFICYGPHDNQRLLLEYGFVAINNPHSSVYVSSDTLLRYFPPQDKQRNAKISILKDHDFLENLTFGWDGPSWRLLTALKLLSLGADEFTCWKRTLRGDVISVRNELQTLNITAKICHFLIEETQHVLLQISQLKRKKENLKNHLALVEALHLEDLNILQKSAEILCNLNVATA; encoded by the exons atgaagaaaagcaaaggccgGACAGGTcgaaagagaagaagaaaacacttgCAGAGTTCTCTGGACGGAG tcaaCTGCAGTTACAAGCTGGAATGCATTAAACTTAAGAAGTGGCTGAAAGACAGAGGATTTGAAGGCAGTAATTTAAGGCCAGCAGAATTCTGTG ATACAGGAAGAGGACTGATGACAACTAAAGCTCTTCAG GCAGGGGATCTGATTATTTCATTGCCTGAGAAATGCTTACTCACCACGGGCACTGTCCTTAGTAGCTGCTTGGGAGAATATATTATGAA aTGGAAGCCTCCTGTATCTCCTTTGATAGCACTGTGCACATTTTTAATAGCAGAGAAGCATGCTGGTGAGAAGTCGCTGTGGAAGCCGTATCTTGATGTTTTACCCAAGACATACACTTGCCCTGTTTGTTTGGAGCATGATGTAGTAAGCCTTCTTCCTGAACCTTTAAGAAAGAAGGCTCAGGAGCAGAGAACGACGGTCCATGAGTTGTATATGTCTTCCAaggcttttttctcttccctgcagcCATTGTTTGCTGAGAACATAGGAACTATTTTTAACTACAGTGCTCTAGAGTGGGCTTGGTGCACTGTTAATACCAGGACAATATACATGAAACATTCACAGAGGGAATGTTTTTCTCTTGAGCCAGATGTTTATGCATTGGCACCATATTTAGATTTGCTAAACCACAGTCCAAATGTTCAg GTAAAGGCTGCATTTAATGAGCAGACAAGAAGCTATGAAATTTGGACAAATTCACAGTgcaaaaaatatgaagaagtATTTATCTGCTATGGGCCTCATGATAATCAGCGACTACTACTAGAATATGGTTTTGTTGCCATTAATAACCCTCACAGCAGTGTTTATGTTTCATCAG ATACTCTCCTCAGATATTTTCCACCACAGGACaagcagagaaatgcaaaaatttCCATTCTAAAGGATCATGATTTCTTAGA AAACCTGACTTTTGGATGGGATGGACCATCTTGGAGACTCCTCACAGCCCTCAAGTTATTAAGTCTTGGAGCAGATGAATT taCTTGCTGGAAAAGAACACTGCGTGGTGATGTCATTTCAGTCAGAAATGAACTGCAGACTTTGAatataacagcaaaaatatGCCATTTTTTAATAGAGGAGACACAGCATGTCCTTCTTCAG ATTTCCCagttgaaaaggaagaaagagaaccTCAAAAACCACCTGGCTTTGGTAGAAGCACTACACCTGGAAGATCTGAACATACTACAAAAATCAGCTGAGATTCTTTGCAACTTGAATGTGGCAACCGCTTGA
- the SETD4 gene encoding SET domain-containing protein 4 isoform X3, with amino-acid sequence MKKSKGRTGRKRRRKHLQSSLDGVNCSYKLECIKLKKWLKDRGFEGSNLRPAEFCDTGRGLMTTKALQAGDLIISLPEKCLLTTGTVLSSCLGEYIMKWKPPVSPLIALCTFLIAEKHAGEKSLWKPYLDVLPKTYTCPVCLEHDVVSLLPEPLRKKAQEQRTTVHELYMSSKAFFSSLQPLFAENIGTIFNYSALEWAWCTVNTRTIYMKHSQRECFSLEPDVYALAPYLDLLNHSPNVQVKAAFNEQTRSYEIWTNSQCKKYEEVFICYGPHDNQRLLLEYGFVAINNPHSSVYVSSET; translated from the exons atgaagaaaagcaaaggccgGACAGGTcgaaagagaagaagaaaacacttgCAGAGTTCTCTGGACGGAG tcaaCTGCAGTTACAAGCTGGAATGCATTAAACTTAAGAAGTGGCTGAAAGACAGAGGATTTGAAGGCAGTAATTTAAGGCCAGCAGAATTCTGTG ATACAGGAAGAGGACTGATGACAACTAAAGCTCTTCAG GCAGGGGATCTGATTATTTCATTGCCTGAGAAATGCTTACTCACCACGGGCACTGTCCTTAGTAGCTGCTTGGGAGAATATATTATGAA aTGGAAGCCTCCTGTATCTCCTTTGATAGCACTGTGCACATTTTTAATAGCAGAGAAGCATGCTGGTGAGAAGTCGCTGTGGAAGCCGTATCTTGATGTTTTACCCAAGACATACACTTGCCCTGTTTGTTTGGAGCATGATGTAGTAAGCCTTCTTCCTGAACCTTTAAGAAAGAAGGCTCAGGAGCAGAGAACGACGGTCCATGAGTTGTATATGTCTTCCAaggcttttttctcttccctgcagcCATTGTTTGCTGAGAACATAGGAACTATTTTTAACTACAGTGCTCTAGAGTGGGCTTGGTGCACTGTTAATACCAGGACAATATACATGAAACATTCACAGAGGGAATGTTTTTCTCTTGAGCCAGATGTTTATGCATTGGCACCATATTTAGATTTGCTAAACCACAGTCCAAATGTTCAg GTAAAGGCTGCATTTAATGAGCAGACAAGAAGCTATGAAATTTGGACAAATTCACAGTgcaaaaaatatgaagaagtATTTATCTGCTATGGGCCTCATGATAATCAGCGACTACTACTAGAATATGGTTTTGTTGCCATTAATAACCCTCACAGCAGTGTTTATGTTTCATCAG AAACCTGA
- the LOC142060248 gene encoding carbonyl reductase [NADPH] 1-like produces MSNVPVAVVTGANKGIGFAIVRALCKQFPGDVYLTARDPGRGQEAVAKLQEEGLRAHFHQLDIDDLQSIRALRDFLMGKYGGLNVLVNNAGIAFKVHDTAPFAVQAEVTLKTNFFGTRNVCTELLPLVKPYGRVVNVSSMVSSSALGGCSQELQQKFRSDTITEDELVELMTKFVEDTKKSVHEKEGWPNTAYGVSKIGVTVLSRIQARMLNEKRKGDHILLNACCPGWVRTDMAGPKAPKTPDEGAETPVYLALLPSDADGPHGQFVSNKTVRTW; encoded by the exons ATGTCCAATGTGCCAGTGGCTGTGGTGACCGGGGCCAACAAGGGGATCGGATTCGCTATTGTGCGGGCTCTCTGCAAGCAGTTCCCAGGGGATGTGTACCTGACAGCCCGAGACCCCGGCCGTGGCCAGGAAGCAGTGGCAAAGCTCCAGGAGGAAGGGCTGCGTGCACACTTCCATCAGCTGGATATTGATGATCTCCAGAGCATCAGAGCTCTCCGTGACTTCCTAATGGGGAAATATGGAGGGCTGAATGTGCTGGTTAACAATGCAGGGATTGCTTTCAAAG TTCATGACACAGCTCCATTTGCGGTCcaagcagaggttacactgaAGACAAACTTTTTTGGAACCAGGAATGTTTGCACAGAATTGTTGCCTCTTGTGAAGCCTTACG GTAGAGTGGTGAATGTCTCTAGTATGGTAAGTAGCTCAGCTCTGGGAGGCTGCAGCCAAGAACTACAGCAAAAGTTTCGCAGCGACACAATAACTGAGGATGAGTTAGTGGAACTCATGACCAAATTTGTGGAAGATACCAAGAAAAGTGTGCATGAGAAGGAGGGTTGGCCAAATACTGCCTATGGGGTATCCAAAATTGGTGTCACAGTCTTGTCCAGGATTCAAGCCCGGATgttaaatgagaaaagaaaaggtgacCACATCCTTCTCAACGCCTGCTGTCCTGGATGGGTGAGAACGGACATGGCAGGTCCTAAAGCCCCTAAAACACCAGATGAAGGGGCTGAGACCCCAGTTTATTTGGCTCTTTTGCCTTCTGATGCTGATGGTCCTCATGGCCAGTTTGTTAGTAACAAAACTGTTCGAACCTGGTGA